A region of Syntrophorhabdaceae bacterium DNA encodes the following proteins:
- a CDS encoding nucleotidyl transferase AbiEii/AbiGii toxin family protein translates to MVHEDQTFFREAVLFTAGQNGLNATLIEKDYFCTVLLQYLYDQPGSPLIFRGGTCIGKVYADFYRLSEDLDFLISTPSGASVSVRRKGMAPVREWVKNISEEIGILTLPEDFTGHNSSRQYVAHVTYPSVFLSEEAARIKIEVGLRETTLTPPVHLKARTLLLSPFTRKPLVPDIEVVTLSMLEAIAEKLRAALTRLEPAIRDFFDIDYLASQNKINLDDRHLFQLVSEKLTVPGNPPIDLSQSRKEKLKAQLNTELKPVLRPVDFERFDLDRAFNITTKVVQMLPNCGRKIPS, encoded by the coding sequence ACCCTCATTGAAAAGGATTATTTCTGCACCGTCCTTCTGCAGTATCTTTATGACCAGCCAGGTAGCCCCTTGATTTTCCGGGGAGGCACCTGCATCGGCAAGGTCTATGCAGATTTCTATAGGCTCAGCGAAGACCTCGATTTTCTTATTTCAACACCCTCGGGAGCGAGTGTCTCCGTGCGACGGAAAGGAATGGCGCCGGTCCGGGAGTGGGTGAAAAATATTTCCGAGGAGATCGGCATCCTGACCCTCCCCGAGGACTTCACCGGACACAACAGCTCCCGGCAGTACGTCGCTCATGTGACCTACCCCTCGGTCTTCCTCTCGGAAGAGGCAGCCCGCATCAAAATCGAGGTGGGATTGCGTGAAACGACCTTGACGCCGCCGGTGCACCTGAAAGCCAGGACATTGCTGCTGAGCCCCTTCACGCGCAAGCCTCTGGTCCCCGACATCGAGGTGGTCACCCTATCCATGCTGGAGGCCATCGCAGAAAAGCTAAGGGCGGCTCTGACCCGGTTGGAGCCAGCCATTCGGGACTTCTTCGATATCGATTATCTAGCCTCGCAAAACAAGATAAATCTCGATGATCGGCATCTCTTCCAGCTTGTCTCTGAAAAGCTGACGGTGCCTGGAAATCCACCGATCGATCTATCTCAATCCAGGAAAGAAAAACTCAAGGCCCAGCTCAACACGGAACTTAAACCAGTGCTACGTCCCGTCGATTTTGAAAGATTTGATCTCGACCGAGCTTTTAATATTACTACAAAAGTTGTTCAGATGTTACCGAATTGTGG